From the genome of Ictalurus furcatus strain D&B chromosome 4, Billie_1.0, whole genome shotgun sequence, one region includes:
- the elapor2a gene encoding endosome/lysosome-associated apoptosis and autophagy regulator family member 2 encodes MLDLMFLRRSKENPRRQMVFIWCLGWMWLIIVGAVSRVRAAHNLPQCVEGDYYFEYTECDSSGSRWRVAIPQRPGECKGLPDPVQGTDCTFSCGAGEFLEMSSQECTQCAAGSFSLGSGIRFDEWDDIPPGFSSLETSLDNTPNRHDGPSCNGSSWIARGSYVESNRDECSVSLVYAVHLKKPGSVSFDYQYVDNNIFFEFFIQNDQCQEMDKTSDKKWMKLTNNGQWAKHTVSLKSGTNVLYWRTTGVTVGAKVVKPVLLKNIQIEGVAYMSECLPCKPGTFSNTPGSSSCQPCPRNTYSGRGASSCTPCDMDTHYALEGSTECKPRPACSDKDYFQIHSICDKEGKTQVMYKWIEPKICLEDAPDAVTLPPSGKREPCPPCNPGFYNNNTATCSPCPQGTYSEGLKACQPCPAGTEPALGYEYKWWNILPSGMKSSCFNVANTKCDGMNGWEVAGDHIRSGAGGSDNDYLILNLKVPGFRLPTSVSGISGTEFGRITFVFETICSADCQLYFMMDTDRRSTNVVESWEGSKEKQSYTHIMTKNASVSYTWAFQRTNQAKDGRQYVNDMAKIYSITVTNALDGVAWECRACAIESQQPGSACVPCPAGYYIDEETNQCQECPPSTFLSGHHIYGQDACQPCGPGGRSNKEHSLCYSDCSFTHTELNRTLQYDFSPLGSTGSVMNGPSFTSKGTKYYHLFNISLCGTQGHRPAMCTDNVTDLSDKDSHSAEANYVETFICQSTIIPSDGRGFRTALASQSISLADTFLGATVEKSLNGVNARPELFAASSKRVPDVNFFYRSPQTTSSCQNGRNTVLTLRCNPEKSSKGEISVPRECPAGTCDGCTFHFLWESSSACPHCTEEDYHQIEGACKGGVQDTVYVWTEPRLCTRGVSLPAKRSKSCKMMDFWLKVGAVVGAFSAALLVALTCHFWKKNKKLEYKYSKLVMSANKECELPGADSCAIMEGEGEEVEDDVVYTKPSLLGKLKAIATKGNEQSSEAVQLKSSQPEKWVWG; translated from the exons GGGGATTACTACTTTGAGTACACAGAATGTGACAGCAGTGGCTCCAGATGGAGAGTGGCGATACCTCAGAGGCCAGGCGAGTGCAAGGGACTGCCGGACCCTGTGCAGGGCACTGACTGCA CATTCTCTTGTGGAGCTGGGGAGTTTTTGGAGATGTCTTCTCAAGAGTGCACTCAGTGTGCAGCCGGGTCCTTCTCTCTCGGCAGTGGTATTCGCTTTGATGAGTGGGATGACATTCCCCCTGGATTCAGCAGCCTGGAGACATCTCTTGATAACACACCAAACAGACATGATGGGCCAAGCTGTAACGG CTCCTCATGGATTGCTCGTGGTAGTTATGTGGAGTCGAACCGAGATGAGTGTAGTGTCTCTCTTGTCTACGCTGTTCATCTCAAGAAGCCAGGCTCTGTCTCCTTTGACTATCAGTATGTGGACAACAACATCTTCTTCGAGTTCTTT ATTCAGAATGACCAGTGCCAGGAAATGGACAAGACGTCTGATAAGAAATGGATGAAGCTGACAAACAATGGACAGTGGGCCAAACACACT GTTAGTTTGAAATCTGGTACAAATGTGCTGTACTGGAGAACCACAGGAGTTACCGTGGGGGCTAAAGTAGTCAAACCAGTGCTGCTAAAGAACATCCAGATAGAAG gtgtGGCATACATGTCTGAGTGCTTGCCCTGTAAGCCGGGCACGTTCAGTAACACTCCCGGCTCTTCCTCATGTCAACCCTGCCCCAGAAACACATACTCAGGCAGAGGAGCCAGCTCTTGCACTCCGTGCGACATGGACACACACTATGCAT TGGAGGGCTCTACAGAGTGTAAGCCCAGACCTGCGTGCTCAGACAAAGACTACTTCCAGATCCACAGTATTTGTGATAAAGAGGGCAAG actCAGGTTATGTATAAGTGGATCGAGCCGAAGATCTGTTTGGAAGATGCTCCTGATGCTGTAACACTGCCCCCTTCTGGTAAACGTGAGCCATGCCCACCCTGTAACCCTGGCTTTTATAACAACAACACTGCTACATGCTCTCCTTGCCCACAAGGAACCTATTCAGAAGGCCTCAAAG CGTGCCAGCCTTGTCCTGCGGGCACAGAGCCAGCCCTGGGCTATGAATATAAGTGGTGGAACATTCTGCCCTCTGGCATGAAGTCGTCGTGCTTCAATGTGGCCAACACCAAGTGTGATGGCATGAAtg gttggGAGGTAGCAGGAGATCACATTCGTTCTGGAGCTGGAGGATCAGATAATGATTACCTCATCCTAAACCTTAAAGTGCCTGGATTCAG GTTACCAACATCAGTTAGTGGAATCAGTGGAACCGAATTTGGACGCATCACCTTCGTGTTTGAAACCATATGTTCAGCTGATTGTCAGCTTTACTTCatgatg GACACAGACAGACGAAGCACCAATGTGGTGGAATCGTGGGAAGGCAGTAAGGAGAAGCAGTCCTACACGCACATCATGACTAAGAATGCATCTGTGTCTTACACGTGGGCTTTTCAACGCACTAACCAGGCTAAAGAT GGGCGTCAGTATGTCAACGACATGGCGAAGATCTACTCAATTACCGTAACGAACGCTCTGGATGGTGTAGCCTGGGAATGCAGGGCTTGTGCTATTGAGTCTCAGCAGCCGGGTTCGGCCTGCGTGCCTTGTCCTGCCGGCTATTATATAGACGAAGAAACCAATCAGTGCCAGGAATGCCCACCCAGCACTTTCCTCTCAGGACACCACATATACGGCCAAGACGCATGCCAGCCCTGTGGACCAGGTGGCCGCAGCAATAAG GAGCACAGCTTGTGCTACAGTGACTGctcgttcacacacacagagctcaacAGAACTCTGCAGTATGATTTCAGTCCCCTGGGCTCCACTGGCTCCGTCATGAATGGCCCCAGCTTCACTTCCAAGGGCACCAAGTACTACCATCTCTTCAACATCAGCTTGTGTGGGACACAG GGTCACAGGCCTGCGATGTGTACAGATAATGTTACAGACCTGTCTGATAAAGATTCTCACAGTGCTGAGGCCAACTATGTAGAAACCTTTATCTGTCAATCAACTATCATTCCCTCTGATGGGCGGGGCTTCAGGACTGCTCTTGCCTCACAGTCGATCAGTCTGGCAGACACGTTTCTTG GAGCCACAGTGGAGAAATCACTCAATGGAGTAAATGCTAGACCGGAGCTCTTTGCTGCTTCATCCAAGAGAGTCCCAGACGTCAACTTCTTCTATCG ATCTCCACAGACGACATCTTCTTGCCAGAACGGGCGAAATACAGTACTCACGCTTCGCTGTAACCCTGAGAAGTCCTCTAAAGGAGAAATATCGGTACCCAG GGAGTGTCCTGCAGGAACCTGTGATGGCTGCACCTTCCACTTCTTATGGGAGAGTTCAAGCGCCTGCCCTCACTGCACTGAGGAAGACTATCACCAGATCGAGGGGGCCTGCAAGGGAGGAGTACAG gacACAGTGTATGTGTGGACAGAGCCACGGCTCTGTACAAGAGGAGTATCTCTGCCAGCAAAGAGGAGCAAGTCATGTAAGATGATGGATTTCTGGCTGAAGGTGGGAGCTGTAGTGGGTGCGTTTAGTGCTGCCCTCCTTGTCGCTCTCACATGCCACTTTtggaagaagaacaaaaa GCTGGAGTACAAGTATTCCAAGTTGGTGATGTCAGCCAATAAGGAGTGTGAGTTACCAGGAGCAGACAGCTGTGCCATCATGGAGGGCGAGGGagaggaggtggaggatgatGTAGTTTACACCAAGCCCTCTTTACTGGGCAAGCTGAAGGCCATCGCTACCAAG GGCAACGAGCAGAGCTCCGAGGCTGTCCAGCTGAAATCCTCCCAGCCGGAGAAATGGGTGTGGGGATAG